Proteins from a genomic interval of Streptomyces sp. NBC_00820:
- a CDS encoding ABC transporter ATP-binding protein produces MNAISTRGLRRTFVRKSAEKVALHGIDIEVPEGEVHGLLGPNGAGKSTLCKILSTVLLPTSGTASVMGRDVATATTAVRSLIGVSLGGDRGLYGRLSARQNLRYWGALYGLSGRVLDARVTTLLERVGLSGHADDRAETFSRGMKQRLHLARAIVHDPPVLLLDEPTAGLDPVAAHGFRTIIEELRRERRTVLLATHDMDEAEALCARVTLIDGGRVLATDSPRTLSERAAGHQRVEAVDAPTAVLAELRRLPGVRGIEHHPDAVARIAVDDDRSAREVLRRLVDADVTRVAVVRPNLAEMYLDLVGGRGMEVGG; encoded by the coding sequence GTGAACGCCATCAGCACCCGGGGCCTGCGCAGGACGTTCGTCCGGAAGTCCGCCGAGAAGGTCGCGCTGCACGGCATCGACATCGAAGTCCCGGAGGGCGAGGTGCACGGGCTGCTCGGGCCGAACGGCGCGGGCAAGAGCACGCTCTGCAAGATCCTGTCCACGGTGCTGCTTCCCACCTCCGGCACCGCGAGCGTCATGGGCCGGGACGTGGCCACCGCCACCACCGCCGTACGGTCGCTGATCGGAGTCTCCCTCGGCGGCGACCGCGGCCTGTACGGCAGGCTGTCGGCCCGGCAGAACCTGCGCTATTGGGGTGCGTTGTACGGGTTGAGCGGCCGCGTCCTGGATGCGCGGGTGACGACGCTCCTGGAGCGGGTGGGCCTGTCCGGCCACGCGGACGACCGGGCCGAGACGTTCTCCCGGGGCATGAAGCAGCGTCTGCACCTGGCCCGTGCCATCGTCCACGACCCGCCTGTGCTGCTCCTGGACGAGCCGACCGCCGGCCTTGACCCGGTCGCGGCACACGGGTTCAGGACCATCATCGAGGAACTGCGGCGAGAGCGGCGCACCGTCCTGCTGGCCACCCACGACATGGACGAGGCCGAGGCGCTGTGTGCCCGGGTGACACTCATCGACGGCGGCCGGGTACTGGCCACCGACAGTCCCCGCACCCTGAGTGAACGGGCCGCCGGGCACCAGCGGGTGGAAGCGGTGGACGCCCCCACCGCCGTCCTCGCCGAACTGCGCCGCCTCCCCGGGGTGCGGGGCATCGAACACCACCCGGACGCCGTGGCGCGGATCGCCGTCGACGACGACCGCAGCGCCCGCGAGGTACTGCGGCGGCTGGTGGACGCGGACGTCACCCGTGTCGCCGTCGTACGGCCGAACCTCGCCGAGATGTATCTCGACCTCGTCGGAGGGCGCGGGATGGAGGTGGGCGGGTGA
- a CDS encoding MFS transporter, which produces MASPNTAPPPSPPAKLPRIVAASLIGTTVEWYDFFLYGSAAALVFNKLFFPGSDPLVGTLLSFLTYAVGFAARPIGALVFGHYGDRLGRKKLLVLSLLLMGGATFAIGLLPTHATVGSAAPVLLTVLRLVQGFALGGEWGGAVLLVSEHGDARRRGFWASWPQTGAPAGQLLATGVLSLLTAVLSDEAFGTWGWRIPFLLSGLLVVVGLWIRLSVDESPVFKEALTRAESRKEGDREKLPLVSVLRHHWRDVLVAVGARMAENIGYYVITAFVLVYATTSAGLSKQSALNAVLIASAVHFAVIPAWGALSDRVGRRPVYLFGAAGIGLWMFPFFSLADTGKFGYLVLAVTVGLVLHGAMYAPQAAFFAEMFATRMRYSGASIGAQFASVAAGAPAPLIATALLAEYDSSTPIALYVIAAALLTLVAVGVARETRHRDLADVGARDGEHAGEPEAAGARSV; this is translated from the coding sequence ATGGCATCCCCGAACACCGCTCCCCCGCCTTCGCCCCCGGCGAAGCTCCCCCGCATCGTCGCCGCGAGCCTCATCGGCACCACGGTCGAGTGGTACGACTTCTTCTTGTACGGGTCCGCCGCGGCCCTGGTGTTCAACAAGCTGTTCTTCCCGGGCTCGGACCCGCTCGTGGGCACGCTGCTGTCGTTCCTGACGTATGCGGTCGGGTTCGCGGCGCGGCCGATCGGGGCGCTGGTGTTCGGGCACTACGGTGACCGGCTGGGGCGCAAGAAGCTGCTGGTGCTGAGTCTGCTGCTGATGGGCGGGGCGACGTTCGCGATCGGCCTGCTGCCCACGCACGCGACGGTGGGCAGCGCCGCACCGGTCCTGCTGACGGTGCTGCGACTGGTGCAGGGCTTCGCGCTCGGTGGCGAGTGGGGCGGTGCAGTCCTGCTGGTGTCGGAGCACGGGGACGCGCGGCGGCGCGGGTTCTGGGCCTCGTGGCCGCAGACCGGCGCGCCGGCCGGGCAGTTGCTCGCGACCGGTGTGCTGTCGCTGCTCACCGCCGTGCTCTCGGACGAGGCGTTCGGCACCTGGGGCTGGCGGATCCCGTTCCTGCTGTCCGGTCTGCTGGTGGTCGTCGGCCTGTGGATCCGTCTGTCCGTCGATGAATCGCCCGTCTTCAAGGAGGCGTTGACGCGGGCCGAGTCGCGGAAGGAAGGCGACAGGGAGAAGCTGCCGCTCGTCTCCGTGCTGCGCCACCACTGGCGGGACGTGCTCGTCGCGGTGGGTGCCCGGATGGCGGAGAACATCGGCTACTACGTGATCACCGCGTTCGTCCTCGTCTACGCCACCACGTCCGCCGGTCTCTCGAAGCAGAGCGCGCTCAACGCCGTCCTCATCGCCTCCGCCGTGCACTTCGCCGTGATCCCCGCCTGGGGCGCCCTCTCCGACCGGGTCGGCCGGCGCCCCGTGTACCTGTTCGGCGCGGCGGGCATCGGCCTGTGGATGTTCCCGTTCTTCTCGCTCGCGGACACCGGGAAGTTCGGGTACCTGGTCCTGGCCGTGACGGTCGGGCTGGTGCTGCACGGCGCGATGTACGCGCCCCAAGCCGCCTTCTTCGCCGAGATGTTCGCCACCCGGATGCGCTACTCCGGTGCCTCCATCGGTGCCCAGTTCGCCTCCGTGGCGGCAGGCGCGCCCGCCCCGCTCATCGCGACGGCCCTGCTCGCCGAGTACGACAGCTCCACGCCGATCGCTCTGTACGTGATCGCGGCCGCGCTGCTGACCCTGGTCGCCGTGGGCGTGGCCAGGGAGACCCGGCACCGGGACCTCGCCGACGTGGGCGCGCGGGACGGGGAGCATGCCGGTGAGCCGGAGGCGGCCGGGGCCCGGTCCGTCTGA
- a CDS encoding ABC transporter permease, translating into MTGSFTAARAAFRLQATLLLRSPGSLQPLFTAPLYTLIFTAMAEHSGRQETLGYAVVVPVLISLWTMALLTAGDLVAQDRFDGTLELLVAAPAGMAVVTTARIAAVTGVSLAAIVECWCTSALVAGDWPPVHHPFLLAAGAVATSFALTCAACLMSAGFVLARSARVFQNALSYPLYLLAGLTVPVSAMPYWVRPLSRLFFLSWSADLLRRSVAAAPVPHPLGRLAATVLLGLVWYGVALLAFRTVLARVRATGTVALV; encoded by the coding sequence GTGACCGGCTCGTTCACCGCCGCGCGGGCCGCCTTCCGGCTCCAGGCGACACTGCTGCTGCGCTCGCCCGGCAGCCTGCAACCGCTGTTCACCGCTCCCCTCTACACGCTGATCTTCACGGCGATGGCCGAACACTCCGGCCGCCAGGAGACGTTGGGGTACGCGGTCGTGGTGCCGGTACTGATCTCGCTGTGGACCATGGCGCTGCTCACCGCGGGCGACCTGGTCGCCCAGGACCGCTTCGACGGCACGCTCGAACTGCTGGTGGCGGCCCCGGCCGGGATGGCGGTGGTGACCACCGCGCGCATCGCCGCCGTCACCGGGGTCAGCCTGGCCGCCATCGTGGAGTGCTGGTGCACCTCGGCGCTGGTGGCCGGCGACTGGCCGCCCGTCCACCATCCCTTCCTGCTCGCCGCCGGGGCGGTGGCGACGTCGTTCGCCCTGACGTGCGCGGCCTGTCTGATGTCGGCCGGCTTCGTGCTGGCACGCTCGGCCCGGGTGTTCCAGAACGCGCTGAGCTATCCGCTGTACCTGCTCGCCGGACTCACCGTGCCCGTCAGCGCGATGCCCTACTGGGTGCGGCCGCTGAGCCGGCTGTTCTTCCTGTCCTGGTCCGCCGACCTGCTGCGCCGCTCGGTCGCGGCGGCGCCGGTGCCCCACCCGCTGGGTCGGCTGGCGGCCACCGTACTGCTCGGTCTTGTCTGGTACGGGGTCGCTCTGCTCGCCTTCCGTACGGTCCTGGCCCGGGTACGCGCTACCGGAACGGTGGCCCTGGTATGA
- a CDS encoding ABC transporter permease: protein MNTVSDSVPAAARALRCGAVNGLADLRAIHTWWSWTFGWLARMVCQVLFFAVSATVLGPGADAKFLVVGNAVAVCAIEAMMVVASSAWERRSGTLPLLVAGPANPVWVLSGRGVQWLLSGTATSFVAFCLLLSPFGVRLSARTALAALPLIACASVSTYCFGLFVATVVLGFPSLRNVAANASFLVMMAICGVEVPQDFWPWPVRAVADVLPLTHELGAVRRLLSGASADAVAGPAALGLVVGAGWLALAVLAVHRLVERGRRDGSIEFTS, encoded by the coding sequence ATGAACACTGTTTCCGACTCCGTACCCGCCGCGGCGCGGGCCCTGCGCTGCGGGGCCGTCAACGGCCTGGCGGATCTGCGGGCGATCCACACCTGGTGGTCATGGACCTTCGGCTGGCTGGCCCGGATGGTGTGCCAGGTGCTGTTCTTCGCCGTCTCGGCGACCGTGCTGGGCCCCGGGGCCGACGCGAAGTTCCTGGTCGTGGGCAACGCGGTCGCGGTGTGCGCGATCGAGGCGATGATGGTGGTCGCCTCCAGCGCCTGGGAACGCCGGTCGGGGACGCTGCCCCTGCTGGTGGCCGGCCCGGCGAATCCGGTGTGGGTACTGTCCGGGCGGGGTGTGCAGTGGCTGCTCAGCGGTACGGCCACCTCGTTCGTCGCCTTCTGCCTGCTGCTGTCGCCCTTCGGGGTGCGCCTGTCGGCACGCACGGCACTGGCCGCCTTGCCGCTGATCGCCTGCGCCTCGGTGTCCACCTACTGTTTCGGGCTCTTCGTGGCGACTGTCGTGCTCGGCTTCCCGTCGCTGCGCAATGTCGCCGCCAACGCGTCGTTCCTCGTGATGATGGCGATCTGTGGCGTCGAGGTGCCGCAGGACTTCTGGCCGTGGCCGGTACGCGCGGTCGCCGACGTTCTCCCGCTCACCCATGAACTCGGAGCCGTACGACGCCTGTTGTCCGGCGCTTCGGCGGACGCGGTGGCCGGTCCCGCCGCGCTGGGGCTGGTGGTGGGGGCCGGGTGGCTGGCGCTGGCCGTGCTCGCCGTGCACCGGCTCGTCGAACGCGGACGGCGCGACGGTTCCATCGAGTTCACCTCGTGA
- a CDS encoding M16 family metallopeptidase, with protein MEKYRLTGGATLLGRAEDHWRTTSLCLAVDFGSRHDPPGGGGTAHLMEHLLMSAPTAGGCSLVEYVQRLGGSANATTGLDRMLFQVRVLNRDAPEVAALLARSVLRPVLTEEALESERKVVLQELAAAAADPSDVVQDAFLGRIFAGHPLGRPVGGTRDELLGADVKTVLDTHRERFLRRPMTLAAVGGTPHAELRAALADSPLGEPAADPPWPGEGAGAPEPLASDLAVCWPDDDFCWLAVGGRAPAVHDERRHVYTVLADLLGANPASLLYRRLRGEEGLAYMFFAWARAYRDTGAWRVMVGTEAANGPAVLALVRRLLTDLAEHGPDPDDLAVARRQAVAALLMDTEDPVAYAQRIAMDGAASAAEPDGADSAAALEAVTGDDIRDAAARLCEELTAVVRPDGEAA; from the coding sequence GTGGAGAAGTACCGACTGACCGGCGGAGCGACGCTGCTGGGACGTGCCGAGGACCACTGGCGCACCACCAGCCTGTGCCTGGCGGTGGACTTCGGATCGCGCCATGACCCGCCCGGGGGCGGCGGAACCGCTCACCTCATGGAGCATCTCCTGATGTCGGCCCCGACGGCCGGCGGCTGTTCACTCGTCGAGTACGTACAGCGGCTCGGCGGCAGCGCCAACGCGACCACCGGCCTGGACCGCATGCTGTTCCAGGTCCGGGTGCTCAACCGGGACGCCCCCGAGGTCGCCGCACTGCTCGCCCGTTCGGTTCTGCGCCCGGTCCTGACCGAAGAGGCGCTGGAGAGCGAACGGAAGGTCGTCCTGCAGGAGTTGGCCGCAGCGGCGGCCGACCCCAGTGACGTCGTGCAGGACGCGTTCCTCGGCCGGATCTTCGCCGGACATCCGCTGGGCCGGCCGGTCGGTGGTACCCGCGACGAACTGCTCGGCGCCGACGTCAAGACGGTGCTCGACACCCACCGCGAACGTTTCCTGAGGCGTCCGATGACGCTCGCGGCCGTGGGCGGCACCCCGCACGCGGAACTGCGCGCGGCGCTGGCGGACTCCCCGCTGGGCGAGCCGGCGGCGGACCCGCCCTGGCCGGGAGAAGGCGCGGGCGCGCCGGAACCGCTCGCTTCCGACCTGGCGGTGTGCTGGCCGGACGACGATTTCTGCTGGCTCGCCGTCGGCGGGCGGGCCCCGGCGGTCCACGACGAACGGCGGCACGTGTACACGGTCCTCGCGGACCTGCTGGGCGCGAACCCCGCATCCCTGCTGTACCGGCGGCTGCGAGGCGAAGAGGGGCTCGCCTACATGTTCTTCGCCTGGGCGCGGGCCTACCGCGACACCGGGGCCTGGCGCGTCATGGTCGGCACCGAGGCCGCGAACGGCCCGGCCGTGCTCGCACTCGTACGCCGTCTCCTGACCGACCTGGCCGAACACGGGCCGGACCCTGACGACCTCGCCGTCGCGCGGCGCCAGGCCGTGGCGGCGCTGCTGATGGACACCGAGGACCCGGTCGCGTACGCGCAGCGCATCGCGATGGACGGGGCGGCGTCGGCCGCCGAGCCGGACGGGGCGGACTCCGCCGCGGCGCTGGAAGCGGTCACCGGCGACGACATCCGGGACGCGGCGGCGCGGCTGTGCGAGGAACTGACCGCCGTGGTCCGACCGGACGGAGAGGCCGCATGA